The genomic segment GGACCCAAGAGTAAAGTCACTTTACACACTCAGTATGGCTAGCATGGGAAGAAGTGGTTCCCCCCAAGGAAGATGACGGTGGTCTTACGAAGATAAGGGCACTTAGGATGGCAGAAGGCGCACATGTCCATTAAGGCAAGCATTATTATCCCATTCTACTTAGGAGGAGACGTAGGCCCAGATTGAGGAGaaaacttgcctaaggtcacacagctaggaagatTCAAACCCCCAGGTGTGTCTGACTTCAGAGCTCACGATTTTATCTTCAACACTCAATTGCTTTTCCATTTCAGAATGTGCTGCTATGTTTGGAGTCAAGAAGCATCAGCTCCCacttaaagatctaaatagtCGTGCCAGTAGAATTCTTTTCCACTTTTAAGCAATGGTTTAGGAAGGAGATAAATCCTAGCCTGTCTGATTACGTGTTTGTATTCATTTCTGTAACATACTGTCCATCTTTTACGACCTTAGACAGGTGGATCCCAAGCAACTATCCAATTACAGAAAACATCCGAGCCATATACCTGACATTAGAGAAACTCATTCAGTCTGAAGAAACCCAGGTGAATGGAATTGTAATTCTTGCAGACTACAAAGGAGTGAGCTTATCAAAGGCATCTCATTTTGGCCCTTTTATAGCCAAAAAGGTGATTGGCATCCTTCAGGTATGGCTCCTATGTGTCATGTGCCTGTCCTGTGGCTGTGTGTCTTTCCCAGGgccctgtccatctccaattcCACCTAACACACAAACCCCACCTCCCACGCCTCCCCACAGTCAGGACAATACAAAAGCATTATGGGAAGAAATGTAAAAGTCCAGCTCACCACTCATTCTCATCAAGGTCTCCAGTAGCTACTGGGCAAAATCAACTTTAGGACAGGAGCCCAAAAACCAGAGAAatgctttctgcttttttttttgtttgtttgggggtttttttttggcCCAGAAGACAGAGAAATTCTCGACAAATGAAACTTAGACGTTTCTGCTGAGGTGATGGAGCCTCTCCTTTTTTCTGTAGAACCTGGGCACGGGGAACCCTGCTGGGCTGTTTTGGTCAGATGCTTTTCACACCTCATGTTGTGCATTTCAGAACACAAGTCTCTGGGAACCATAAAGTTCCTCATGCATCTGCAGTGTGTGAGATGGTTTGCACATGCAAAgtgcttgtttttttaaattgaagtatatagttgatttacagtattatgttagtttaaggtgtacagcagaatgactcagtatttttatagattatacgccattaaaagttattaaaaaataacggctatatttccctgtgctgtccaatatatccttgttgctgcaaagcACACTTACAATCATGGTAAGCCATTCAGTCCTTCAGGGAATCCTCTGAGATAGACAAGGTAAGAATTATCTTCCCTTGTTGATAGAAGTGGATACCTTCAGGATGTAGTCTGGCAGCCTGGACCCTCGTTCATCAGACCCAGTCAGTGGGGTGCTGTCTCCTGTGAGCTGGGGGCACCAGTGATCCCACGATTCTCCCCCATAAAATTCCACAGTGTTTGAACCTCTCCTGCATACCAGGCtgattatttaaacatttaaatgtcACTTCCAGTCATTATCAGAAATGTGAATTCTGACATGGAGGTAATACTCGGGCTTCCCTTAGCTTCCACTCTTCTTTGCTTCTGCCAAATGTTGTGCAGATTCAAGTGTCAGGATAATGCGTTCAGTCAGTGGTTCTCTAGTCCTGTAAGATGGTCTGGGGGACAAAAAATGTTCCAGGGTTAAGTGTGTTTGGGAAATACAGGATAGCATGCCCCTTTCTTGTGAATTTCAACATAAATATTTGCATACTGAAAGCCTGACTGGTCCTGCAGTTAAGGAAACCTGTTTGACTGTATTTAGTCTACTATTTCTCAAACTCAGTTGCTTACCACAGAACCCTTTTTGCATCACAGGCTAGTAACATCCTGAGAAATACACGTTGGGAAATACTGATCTAAAAGGCCTGATATTTGTTAGATCCGTCCACACAGGCTCAGACTGCTTTTTTGCCCTAAGAAGGGCAGCTCTCCACCTGCTTGCCTAACCATTTCCTAAACCAGCTCTGGGTCCTTAGACAGACTCTTTGCCTGAGACCCATCTTCCTGTCTAGCCCTGACTTGGGCTGTCTTTGAAGAGACCAGGAGAATCAGACCAGACTGATGTTGGGGCTAAAAATGGGGAAGGCAGGCTGTGGCAACTGACGGTTTTCAGATTCTAACATCGGGATTCTAacattcccttcccttcccccacaggACGGTTTCCCCATTCGGATAAAAGCAGTCCATGTAGTGAATGAACCTCGAATATTTAAAGGTATTTTTGCCATCATAAAACCATTCCTGAAGGAGAAGATAGCAAACAGAGTAAGTGATGATCCTATCAACTTAaagatctttaattttttttgtgcTTCCTTTTCTGTGACATCTCTAAATTCATTGCAACAACTATAAACTTagcttattcttttctttttctttttaaagatttgcatatttattattttttgtttcactgggtcttcattgctgtgcatggtcttctcattgcagtggcttctcttgttgcagagcacgggctcgatgcacatgggctcagtagctgtggctcctgggctctgggagtGCTGGTTCTGTAGTTTGGGCGcacttagttgctccagggcacgtgggatcttcccagatcatggATTGAGCCCGtggcctctgcattggcaggcagattcttaaccactagaccaccggagaagcccagtttattattcttgcctgggactaCTGAGTTGGAAAGTGCAGGGTTTCAGATAAAATAGATGAACAGTCTTTTCTGTGAAGGGAAGATGAAATTAATGGGAAGATAATACTTGACTGTAGAGAGAGCACACCCAGGGTTGTTTTTGTAGGAGCATCTCTGCTCTTTGATCATTTAggctttttaatatcctggccTGGGCATTGTGAACCAACATCATATtttatgtatgaaagtgaaagtgaaatcgctcagtggtgtccgactctttgggaccccatgggctgtagtctaccagactcctccgtccacaggattcttcaggcaagaatactagagtgggttgccatttccttctccaggggatcttcctgacccagggatcaaaccgaagcctcccaccttgcaggcagacgctttaccctctgagccaccagggaagcccattttatgtaTGAGGATGTAGCAAAGGGTGGTCACTGGGTGGGGAGTTAAAAAGAGTCCTGGCAATTTCTTACTGCAGCTCCTTGTGCTTTAAAATTGTTGTTTGTGTGCTAGTGGcttagtcgtgcccgactctttgcaaccctatggactgtagcctgccaggttcctctgtccatgggattctccagagcaagaatactggagtgggtagccattgccttctccaggggatcttccagacccagggctcgaacccaggtctcctgcattgcaggcagattctttaccatccgagctatAGAGAAGTCCCTATAGCTTAAATTGTTGTTTAAGCCTTTCCATTTACTTAATTTATTGTCTTACTGTGTGAAGTTTGTGGAGCAGTTCAAGGTTTATGAGATCTGTGAgtttatagtttaatttttatgttagaAAAGATAGGTGACCCTTTAAAAAGACAGTCTTggtactttcctggtggtccagaaattgggactctgagctttcactccaggggacctgggttcaatccctggttggggagctaagattctgcaagcctcaagctgcagccaaaaaaaaagagacagtctTCCTCTGACCCTGAAGAGCCAGTGATCTTTTAAACTTTCCAAGGACCATGATTAAAATATGATGGGTggtatttttctccttctttcttagGCCTAGGAAAATGGTTATGGTTACTCACATACTCTTCAATTTTGTTCTCTCTTTCAAAGAGGAAATGTAGAATCTCATTTGTGAGGGAGGGAACTTGAAATCCAGATTACCAGGCCCTTTCCCCAAAGATTTTAACTCATCGGTTCAGGGTTAGAGCCCAGGAACCTGTGCTTTTAAGACTTCcttaggtgattctgatgcagttAGGACTGAGGACCTCTCAGTGTGGCCTCCCAccctgggtttgaacccatgttGCTTCCTGGAGCTTCTGTCTGGAACCTGCTTATACCAAAGCAGTCTTTGGACAACGTCTTTTACATCTACGAAATGACCTTACTAATGTTAAATAATCTGTTCACTTGGTCCATTGTATGTTAATTCATTGactcagaaatattttttgatcAGCTTTGTGCAGGTATGTTCTCaatcaataaaacagacaaaaatctctgCCCCTAAGAAGCTTACATTCTAGAGAGACAGACAGTGAGTTATGTCTGTTATCCAGTGCTAATGCTacggagaaaaataaagcagagaaaggaGACGGCAGGTtctggaagaaggaaaggagTGGTAGTATTCTGTGGGATGGTCAGAGGTGGTGTCATTGAGAAGTTGGCGTTTGAGCGAAGACGTGAATGCAATGAGGGAGTGAGCCTTACAGGGATCTGGGGGACTCTGagtggggcagggagtgggggaagCAGGCCTGGAGGAGCAGCAGGGGGGTGTGGGAGGAATGGGAGGCAGAGGTGTAAGAGCCCAGACCGTGCGGGCCATCATGTGGACTGTGGCGTTTAGTCTGCGTGAGATGGGTGCACTGGAAGTCCGCACGTTTTAGAGGAGTGACTTGATCTGACTTATGTTGAAGAGCGCTTAGGTTGTGGTGGGACAAGGCGAGGGGTGTAAGCAAAGAGCCGAGGAAGATACTCTGAGGATCCAGGTAAGAAGGGATGATGACCTGGTCCCACTAGGGTAGCAGGGAAGTGTCAGAATTCTGGACATGTTTTGAAGTACCAGCTAAGAGGATACAGGATACAAGGAAAAGAGGATGAAGGATCCTCAAGCTTTTCGCGGCACTGGTAGAGCAGAGTTGGCATCAAgcattcctttattcatttaGCAGACGTGTGTTTGAGCGCCTCCCAGTAAAGGTTACTGATTAACCCGAGGACCTGTGTGCTTTCCTGTCATTCTCTGTAGTTTTTCCTTCACGGGTCTGACCTGAACTCTCTCCACACAAACCTTCCAAGAAACATCCTCCCCAGGGAATACGGGGGCACGGCTGGAGAGCTGGACATCACCGCCTGGAACGCCGTGCTGCTGGCCTCGGAGGAGGACTTCGTGAGGGAGTTCTGCCAGCCCGGCCCTCCCTGTGACAGCATCCTGGGCCAGGCCCTGCCGCCCGAGGGGCTGAGCTCGGAGGCGCCCTGTGATGACTCCGTGCGGGCTGTGAAATCACAGCTATACTCCTGCTACTAGCCAGTCCCCCGCGAACGGCACCATCTTTACaagctttccttccttc from the Dama dama isolate Ldn47 chromosome 23, ASM3311817v1, whole genome shotgun sequence genome contains:
- the TTPAL gene encoding alpha-tocopherol transfer protein-like isoform X2 → MNGSWELMSEESDSLRTSPSAASLSENELPQPSAPAGYVCSLTEDLVAKAREELQEKPEWRLRDVQALRDMVRKECPHLSTSLEDAFLLRFLRARKFDYDRALQLLINYHSCRRSWPEVFNDLRPSALKEVLASGFLTVLPHTDPRGCPILCLRPDRWIPSNYPITENIRAIYLTLEKLIQSEETQVNGIVILADYKGVSLSKASHFGPFIAKKVIGILQDGFPIRIKAVHVVNEPRIFKGIFAIIKPFLKEKIANRFFLHGSDLNSLHTNLPRNILPREYGGTAGELDITAWNAVLLASEEDFVREFCQPGPPCDSILGQALPPEGLSSEAPCDDSVRAVKSQLYSCY
- the TTPAL gene encoding alpha-tocopherol transfer protein-like isoform X3, with the translated sequence MSEESDSLRTSPSAASLSENELPQPSAPAGYVCSLTEDLVAKAREELQEKPEWRLRDVQALRDMVRKECPHLSTSLEDAFLLRFLRARKFDYDRALQLLINYHSCRRSWPEVFNDLRPSALKEVLASGFLTVLPHTDPRGCPILCLRPDRWIPSNYPITENIRAIYLTLEKLIQSEETQVNGIVILADYKGVSLSKASHFGPFIAKKVIGILQDGFPIRIKAVHVVNEPRIFKGIFAIIKPFLKEKIANRFFLHGSDLNSLHTNLPRNILPREYGGTAGELDITAWNAVLLASEEDFVREFCQPGPPCDSILGQALPPEGLSSEAPCDDSVRAVKSQLYSCY
- the TTPAL gene encoding alpha-tocopherol transfer protein-like isoform X1, coding for MTSVRGSWELMSEESDSLRTSPSAASLSENELPQPSAPAGYVCSLTEDLVAKAREELQEKPEWRLRDVQALRDMVRKECPHLSTSLEDAFLLRFLRARKFDYDRALQLLINYHSCRRSWPEVFNDLRPSALKEVLASGFLTVLPHTDPRGCPILCLRPDRWIPSNYPITENIRAIYLTLEKLIQSEETQVNGIVILADYKGVSLSKASHFGPFIAKKVIGILQDGFPIRIKAVHVVNEPRIFKGIFAIIKPFLKEKIANRFFLHGSDLNSLHTNLPRNILPREYGGTAGELDITAWNAVLLASEEDFVREFCQPGPPCDSILGQALPPEGLSSEAPCDDSVRAVKSQLYSCY